agattgtcttaaggtatttatggtgttgttttatgatacctaactaagagccagagggtcttagttaggtctgggggatgggggagattgttatctcagttgagcgagctgacctaaccttttggccaaagagattgtgtcctgtgtcctgtttgtgtatcattaaccatctccttctttagagagggagctggggcatcaaagaactgtgggacacgtgatgtggagtcaaactgtcactgagaagtgctggccaatcacagagaccgctatattgatggattgaccatcagaagaaccatttgttctaagtttatataaggcagggttttagggttgtttttcaccactctctcgaacgacctgtaggttacatctgcatgtctttcgctatgaccggtctagagtactctgttaattcttaaattgtacaaactaaataaattatattgaaaccgccatcttgactattcagatctacacagtgccacttgaatttccaccatgacacactctctatctaaccactcgttcaggtgctttatcgagtgtttgcaaccaactaccacacacgtcgttcccgaaccacttttcttcatgttgtaaattTTATATCCTCTTTGTCACTGCGATATCAGTGTTTATCGGCACaacggagctagctagcaaaacaaacccagcccgcCAGAACGGAAGTGGATTGCATCGAGGGGAGGAATTTAGGATGTAGAGTGGAAACGGCTCAAAAACGTGTATAGGTGGCTATCTATATTATAAAACAATTGGGTTCTATCGACTTATTTAGCTGTTTCTGATTGGACGAGAGACGTTCCATGAGTTGAAATATCCCAGGACATCCCAACTTGGACTTTTCACagctaataataaatcactccgCGATGAAACATTCGCGTTGATacaaataagtaaccataacaacagggacgagtcaaagcctccatttacaattttgaaatgctttaacaagctaacttgtatttacaacaatgagtgacttcaatatttattttaacctatttgaaaaatgtttcttttcagaatgtactgtgtcagtgtcacgtaaccgctcatctcacatcccattcgctattcacctcgctagtcaatctacttcagacaggctgcggccTACACAACAGTAGCAGCAACTCTACACAtggccgattattttcttcttaaaaatcttgattttatttgggggCAATCacatggctcgatagctggcAAGTCTTgctgttaaacatactgtcaaattataattactgtttggagaaaatgtcaactttgatgcggtcatctcacatccatttgatgtactgtactgtattcaactcgctccacaggctgcggccgtactgtagcctagtactgtACTAGTAGCCTAGCTAActatatggccgatactttgttcgtgaaaatcttgatatccattttgggacagtgacatggctggttagctacaaaatcttcttgtcaaacatactgtaaaattatatttactgtttgacaaccgtacacaatgttattgcctttgaatcttgctagcataacgttagctttcgggctaatagctcacTCAGCTGACGTTGACAATGGAACTATTTTCTTTCGTTGCGGAGGAACAATGGCGAAATAAACATGTTTTTAATCAATAACTTCGTGTTTAAATGTTAATTGGTTGACTATAAAATTGTTTTATAAAAGCAATATAGTACTCGGCCTCCGGCCTCGTGGCTACGGCCGAACACCACCCGTGGGAATATCCCTTACCATCCCCACTCTCACTCCTACTATATTGCTTAATTAACCTTTGTTTACATGCCCTTACTTTATGACATCACTTCAGACTGTTGAACAGATTAAGAATGCATACTGACATTCCAGAAGTGGAGAAAGACATGCCCTTACTTTATTTTCTGAATGACAATTCAACATTCTCAGTTTATTTCAACTCTAATTTCAACGGTTGTGGATGATGGCAAAAAAGTAAGGGTTTGTCAAAACAATATAGttttgtaggtatgtgtgtatttaacaTTAGAGTATACTTCGTTATAAAGTGTATGTGATAATTTAGATatcatgttttgtttgttttcaaacgATACAGGACTTCAGGAAAGAAAGCCTCAGAGTCTGTACTCAAATTAGGGGATGTGGCTATAATAGTAAAGGCCCGTGAGATCTATCAGAAAGCCAAAGGTGAGAGTCAGTCTGTTAAAATAAATGATAGGATTTGTAGGAGCCGCATGTCAAGTATCTTCTATTTTCTGTATAGTTTTGTAGTTTTGTATTGTAGACCACTGTTTGTATTGTTCACTTCACTGATTGTATTGTTCACTTCACTGTCATTTTAGGTGTTGGTTTGGGTGGTAATGGTAGTGGTTTTAACTGATTGCATTCACCTGTTCACTTTATTTGGGAGTTAAtcgagagggggggtgagcctGGGAGTGAAAGCTTTCTGTTGATCGCACTCACGCACGCCAATGCATGATTCGGTAACTGGTACTGTATCAGCTAAAGTGTTTGGTGGAAGAATAAATAGTAAAACGCATATCAAGAAGTGGAACTGGATTAATATATGTGCGCGGCACAATGTTTTTCCCCTGGTGTTTAGTCCCACGTGGCCTTTTTATGGACTTCCTGCATAGGTCAATAGCCACTACAGggttatttgtttgtttgtgtcattgCCATTGGTGAACCAGTGGATGTCTTAATTGTCCCCATGTCCTATTGTATCAATATAATGACAGATCTTCCCGTCATTATAATAGGTTTTCATTTGTCGTTGAGAGCATACTTGCATCTAAggcttttttgttgtgtgtATACGTATGTTCCAGTTCATATGACAATTCAACTTGACCTTGAACCTGAGAATGTTCATCTAGTCTGTCCTCCTTTGTTTATATACTGTAGTGTTGGAGCTACAATTAAATACAAGGAAGTAAGTACTCTTATGTGTGATGTGCACAAAACAGTGATGGATTCTCAAGAAATATGGAACATTCTACGAGAAGAATCTGAGGCAAGACTGGCGAGGATGGAGATGTCGCACAGCTGGCACACTGTGATTGAGGTCGGTCTTCACAATGCTTCTGAGACAGAAGCCACTTGCCAAACAAACTTCCATCCCCAAATAATGtcaatgtctgtctctctttctgattctctctctgtctggccaACAGTCATTCAACGAGAGGATGGAGTGTAGGAAGCTACTGGAGCTGCAGGGAAGATCTCAAAGCCACCGGAGTCGAGTGGCCCTCATGTTCAAAGCCTCGGAAAGCAACCTCGACAGAACAGCCCTGCTTATGGCCAACAACCCCCTGCCAGACCTCCACAGCCATTCAGAGGGGGACAGTCCCACCAAATACTTGGCTAGTGACATCCTAGCACAGCCAAAGGTTAACCAAGTATAATAGTtacttccctcccccccacacatacaATTTACCCTTGCCAATAAGACAGAGATCCCTTAAATGCTTCCTGTTTATTGTGAGTCTTCATTATTTTATGATTATAGTTtggtcccctcccccctgttctTTTTAGAGGCTGGCTTCCATTGGAGGCCCCCTGAAGGGTTTGCCTCCACTGATGAAACCTTCCAAAGTTCCACCCCAGAAACAGAAAAAGTTGAGCATATCGCACAGGTCTGTACTGGGAAAGACTACATTTTAAGGTGATGTAGGGTGACAAAGAAAGCATATTAATTTATGAGTGAAATAGGCAGACTATGTACAACGTGGTAAAATGTTTTCCCACTCTACCCTTCTCTTTCCAAATTGTAATTAAATGCAGGGCTCTGTCAGAAGTGCCTACCAGTGTCTGTGTTCAGATTTCTGAGAACTGGTCAATGGTTTCAGACAAGGACATAGAAAAAGAAGGTATCTTACCAGTGATACTGATATTAGTGAATTCTGGAATCCAATTTAAGTGTTTGTTAGCTttcctgcacgtgtgtgtatgtgcccagAACTGACCCAAGACCGGGAGTTCAAAGATGAGAGCTGTGCACTCTGGGAGCCCCTAACCCTTTCTACCCTGCTGGAGACTTCAACCACCCTGACAGCACCTGGTCATGGAGCATTTCGGTATGGACAGAGTGCCTACTGGAAAGTGAAAAGCAGCTCTTAACTCTTAAGACACCTATAAACATTTACTAAGCAggaaattgtatttttttttatgttattcTGTGATGATATCTAAGACACTCATATGGATGGTCTCATCTGTTACATTTATGCTTCTTAAAGCATAAGCAGTCCCCACAACATCATGTAAAataatgtttatttgttttcacAGTAACTGAAAAGGCCCTCTCTTAATAAGGGGTATAACTGCAACACAAGTTATTCTGTGTGGATTATACTGCGGGGCGCACAGTGTTTGAGCTAAATGAACTGATCCTCCCTATTCATAGTTTTCAGTCACGTGACATCCGCGGTGACCTGGAGGGCAGAAAGCTGCTGGCAATGGCGGCTCACACCGTTGAGATGCAGCAAAAGCCGGCAAATTTACCTTCCCACGTTTCTTTGGATCACCTCTTAgctaaagaaaaggaaagatatGAACACAAACTGCAAGTGTTGGGCAATTGCGATCCATATACAGCAAGCATATACCGCTAGGTTTTTATGTGATGACTATGTGATATCATTACTGTAAACtagctaacccctctctctcttaaacaaCTGCTAATTATTCGGAAAGTCAACGTTTCCTTAATTTTTTACTTATTACAACCTcaattccaaaaaagttggTATTCTGTGAAAAAAAGGACCAAATGAGTATGAAAAAACCAATCAGTCTTAACACAAGCCTCAATTGTCTTTGTTTAACATTCAGTGGAATATCGGTGTAAAGGGACTTCCAAATCATTTAATTCCAAATGCATTTTGAGTTTAGTTGCCTGGTTGTGTCTAACACTACAACCCAActatttagctaactagctaactttaACTCACTACGACCACtgcaggggggtattccaagtagcgggtttagtgaaaactttgagttgtttaaccctgaaaagaggcataCTCCGAGTTCcacgttccagaaagagaggtaacgaaaccttttggtaagttGCCATGGTAACTTACGCTGTGAAACTAACctggggtgcgtttcccgaaagcgtcgtaagcctaagttgatcgtagaatccatcgtaggacaaatcttagttttacgggccgttcctaaagacatcgtagctaaagtgtctcttgaaaattcgtaacttTTGAAtgtgcatagattagcctactccttacaagcatgtttgggaaacgcacgtaagaaatatcgatggtttcgttttttgctcgatcgttgctacgatccatcgttatcgggaaacgcagcccagctcgctagcaggttttcTATGAAAAACTCTGCGTTTTCCTAGCAATCCCCACCCACTTTCGGATCTTGAAACAGTTTgcagacatggggtgtcctttcctggGTCGGCCGATCGATTACGAGCAAAATATAATTCGCATAGCCTTACGCCaggagaggattttaagaccGCGATTGGATGTACTTTCATTCCCCGATGAATACCTACGCGAACGTTACCGTTTTTCATCACATTCAATAATTTATCTCACCAACATTCTCCATCCATACATTGCTAATGTAACACACCGTGGACGTGCTCTCAGAACAGACCAAATGATATGCGTTGCTCTCCGTTTCTTTGCCAACGGGAGTTTCCTATACAACATTGGCGAAGCAGAACATCTCGGAAAAGCAACAGTCTGCCGAGCCATAAGAAAAGTGGCCCTGGAACTGAAAGGCCTACTGCAGACCTACGTA
The Osmerus eperlanus chromosome 17, fOsmEpe2.1, whole genome shotgun sequence DNA segment above includes these coding regions:
- the LOC134037788 gene encoding testis-specific gene 13 protein-like; its protein translation is MMAKKTSGKKASESVLKLGDVAIIVKAREIYQKAKVMDSQEIWNILREESEARLARMEMSHSWHTVIESFNERMECRKLLELQGRSQSHRSRVALMFKASESNLDRTALLMANNPLPDLHSHSEGDSPTKYLASDILAQPKRLASIGGPLKGLPPLMKPSKVPPQKQKKLSISHRALSEVPTSVCVQISENWSMVSDKDIEKEELTQDREFKDESCALWEPLTLSTLLETSTTLTAPGHGAFRYGQSAYWKVKSSS